The DNA region GACGAGCATGGAGGCGAGGTGCCGCAGGATATGGCGGCGTTGGAGGAGCTTCCTGGGGTAGGGCACAAAACTGCGTCGGTGGTGATGGCGCAGGCATTCGGGGTGCCGGCATTCCCGGTGGATACGCATATTCACCGTCTGGCGCAGCGCTGGGGGCTGACTGATGGGCGCAATGTGGCCAAGACCGAGGCCGACTTGAAGAAGCTCTTTCCGAGCGAGGCTTGGAACAAACTGCACCTGCAGATCATTTTTTACGGCCGTGATGCATGTACCGCGCGCGGCTGTGACGGCACGGTGTGCGAGATGTGCCGCACGCTCTACCCGCGCCGCCGCAAGCCGGTGGTGACTCGCAAGTGATCACGGCTGTGGTGCAGTTTTTGACCCGCTCAAGCAGATGGAAGAACAGGAATTCAAGCGGCTCTTGATGGAGATCGGGGCGACCACGATGCCCTTTGGCAAATATGGGCCCGACAACTACCCGCCGAATGGTCTGCCCATCGACGAGTTGCCGTGGGACTACCTCCATTGGTTCACGGAAAAGGGAGGGGGCTTTCCGAAAGGCCGGCTCGGAGAATTGCTCGAGATCGTTTACCATGCGAAGGGTGACGGAGCAGATGCCATTTTTGCGGTCAACCGCAGTGCCCGTGGCGGACGCCGCCCCCAGCGCAAACCGCGCCAGAAAGATTTTCGATTCGATTGATCCATGTCCGATTCCCAGACCACCGCTAACACTTCTGCTGATGATCCGGCGTCTGTAATGCTCAAGGTTGCGCGTTATGAAGGCGGGCCTGAAGTCTTTCACACGTTGCAGGGAGAGGGGGCTAGTGTGGGAGCGCCTGCGGTCTTCGTGCGGTTGTCGTTGTGCAACCTGCACTGCATCTGGTGCGACACGGATTATACCTGGAACTGGGAAGGGACGCCATTTGTTCACGAGAATGATGCAAAGGCGGGTTACCAGAAGTTCCGCAAGGATGATCAGCTGATCGAAGTCGACGCCGGGAGTTTGGCGCGGGAGATCGCGTCGTACGAAACACGGCGGGTCGTGATCACCGGCGGTGAACCGTTGCTGCAGCAAGAGGGAGTGGTGGCGCTGATGGACGCTCTGCGTGCGATTTCTCCGGAGTATGTATTTGAGGTCGAGACGAATGGGACGCGTGTTCCGTCCGCGGAAGTGCTTGAGCGGGTGAATCAGTTCAATGTGAGCCCGAAGCTGGCCAACTCGGGGAACAAAGAATCGCAGAGGATCCGGTCGGAGGCTTTTGATGCGTTTGTCGCCTCGGGCAAGGCGTGGTTTAAGTTTGTGATTGCCGCGCCTGAGGATTTGGATGAGGTGCGGGGATTGGTAGAGCGGTTTGGTCTGCCGGTGGCGCGGGTGATGTTGATGCCGGAAGGGCGCAGCGCCGAAGCGATTGACGCGCATCGTGAATTGGTGATCGAGGCGTGTTTGCGTGAGGGATTCCGGTTTGCCGATCGGTTGCACTTGCGGTTGTTTGGTGCCAAGCGGGCGACCTGAGGAAGCGTGGATGGGGCCAGCGGTTACAAAACGCTCGGCTGAGAATGATTGCGTCGGCGTTGCATCCTCGTACAGTGCCGGCATGGACGAGAACAAAACGTCACAGCAAGAGAAGAAGGAACCTGAGGCTGCTGCGCCTCGTTCGAAACGGAAGAAGTTTTTGGTAGCAGCGCTGATTGTGGTTTTGCTGGTAGCTGCTGGTGCGGTCTACGCATTGCAAGCGGCGGTGGCCAACCTGGTGACACCGCAGAATGTGGTGCAGGAGTTGGAGAGTCGTTACAACGCGCGCGTCGAGATCGGCCAAATTGAGGTGAATGTGTTTTCCACGACGCCGGGGATCAAGGTGAGCGAGATTAAGATCGGCCACCGGGATCAGGTCGCCAACAGCGGCATGCCATTGGCGCAGCGCAGTGCGATGGCGTCCCCTGTGTTGGAATTTGAAACCGTGGAGATGGATGTTTCGCTGAGCGCGTTGCTTGCGCGTCGGGTGGAGGTACGCGAGTTGCGCTTCTTCCGCGGTTCGGTGCTCGGGCGGATGCGCTCGTCGGGCGATGTGACCTTGTCGTCGCTGGTGGAGAAGCCGCTGATTGTGAATGGCAAAGAGGTGGGCAAGTCCGAGGGGCCACAAGAGGGGACGGCTCCGGCCGGTTCTGGCGGTGGCGAGTTGCTCGAATTTTCAGGCATCAACCAGGTGGTGATCGAGGAGACGGGTGTGAGTTTGTTGATCAACGGCCGCAAGACCGAGCTCAACGTGCAGGGACTGGAACTGACGATCGGCAAGGTTGCTATGACCGACGGAGGGGTGCCCGCTGCTCAGAAAGTGCCATTGGATCTGGCAGGGAAGCTGCGCGTGATCCGCACCAAGGATTCGTTTGAACTGGCGGTCTTTGATCTGGCAGGTAAGGCGGATGTCGATCTGGCATCGGACTCGGATGGCGCTGAAGTGGCTGGTGTGGATTTGACGATGAAGATCGCGGACAGTTCGGACATTTCCGTGCTGCCATCATTGGAAAAGGCGCGCAAGAAGCTCAAGAAGCTGACTCAGGCTGGCATCACGCTCGATGAGTACTTGGCGGATTCGGTCACTTTTCCGCAAGGCGGCGTGGACCTGGTTGCCCGGATGGAAAATGAAGTGATTCGGTTGGTTCAGCCACTCGATGCGGAGTACGGCCAGTTTGACCTCGTGGTCGCAGCCGGTGGTGAGTTGCGTTTGAGCAACGATTCCCATCACTTTGATTTCTCGGTGATCGGGGATGATGTGGTGTCGGCAACGGCGCTGCGTCAGATCAATGAGAAGAAGGAGATGCTGCCGGCTGGTGAGTTGCGTGAGCAATTTGTGGCGGATGTGCGCGAGTCGCTGTTCAAAAGCGGGCGCCTGACACTGGATTTCGCATCAAAGGGTAAGTTGGCGGATCCGGATGTTGATTTTACCAACGAATTGCCCGATCCGAAGGACTACCTGAAGGGACTGCTGGACCAGATCAGCAGGGATCCGAAAGCGCGCGAGAATCTTGAAAAAGCCGGAAGCGAGCTGCTTCGGGGATTGTTCAACAACTAATCAACGATCGATCGTACCATGAGTCAGCATCTAGAAGCCTTCCGCCGGAAGATGGAGCAAGCCGGGCAGTCCGAAGCCGCGATTGCACAGTTTCTCCGAGGCCTCGAATTGGTCGACCAAGGGGTGGATACCAGCATCCCGGAAGCCACGATCGAGAGTGCCCGCGATCTGCCAAAGGTGGCTGATTTGGACGTGCAAGCGGATCCCGCATTGCTGGCTCAGTCGGTCGTGATCAAGCTCAATGGAGGACTCGGCACTGGCATGGGGCTGGCGGGGCCGAAGTCGCTGCTCGAAGTGCGGGAAGGTCAGACGTTCCTCTCACTGATCGTGCGCCAACTTGAGAAACAAGAGCAGAGCCTCGGCGCGAAAGGGCGCTTGCTGTTGATGAACAGCTTCAGCACCAGCAGCGACACCATGGACTATCTCGCAGGGATCGCCGGCGGTGAGCGTGCGGAGGAAATGCTCCAGAGCATGGTGCCAAAACGTCTGGTTGAGGGCGGCACGCCTGCAGAGTGGACGGCAGAACCATCGCTTGAATGGTGCCCTCCGGGCCACGGTGATCTGTACGCAACTCTGGTCGGTTCGGGCAAATTGCGCGAACTGCTCGACGCGGGCGTGCGCTACGCATTCGTCTCCAACTCGGACAACCTCGGCGCGACTCTTGATCCCGAGATGCTGACCTACTTCGCTCAAAGTGGGGCGCCGATGATGATGGAGGTGACGCGCCGTACTGCAGCTGACCGCAAGGGCGGCCACCTCGCCGTGCGCAAGAGCGATGGGCGATTGATCCTCCGCGAGTCAGCCCAGTGTCCTGACTCCGATGTGGATGCGTTCCAAGACATTGAGCGCCATCGTTATTTCAACACGAACAACCTGTGGCTGCGCCTCGATGTGCTGGAGCAGGTGATGGATTCCCACGGTGGCCTTTTGCCGCTGCCGGTGATGACCAACCGGAAAACCGTGGACCCTCGCGACGCGGATTCTCCAGCGGTGATTCAATTGGAAACCGCCATGGGAGCGGCGATCGAGTGCTTCGAAGGCGCTGCGGCCATCGTGGTTGGGCGCGACCGGTTCGCTCCGGTGAAGACCACCAACGATCTGCTCGGCCTGCGGTCGGATGCCTATCGGATTGATCCGGATGGTGCCGTGCGTTTGGACCCGGCGCGTCAGGGACGCCCGCCGGTGATCGACTTGGATTCCAAGTGGTACAAACTGGTCGACGGGTTTGCCGATCGCTTCCCGGCGAAGGTGCCGTCGTTGATCGACTGTGAGGCTTTGGTGGTGAAGGGGAACCTGCGCTTCACCGAGCCAGTGACGATTCAGGGAACGGTGACGCTGCGTGCGGCCGGTGAGGAATCGGCAGACGTGCCAGCGGGCACTTACGCGGATTGCGACCAGTTGGTTTAAGTGGTAATCCGGCGTGGATTTGCCGCTGCGGCTCTGGCTGGCGTCCGGCTCACTGGGAGCGGACGTTGATTGTCCTGCAGACTGACGCAAAAAAATAAATAGGCCGCACTCGGGGCGACGCTTGAGCGCCTGTAATCCATTTGGGCGGCTGACGAGCCTGCCCGAAGTGAACCATCTATCCTCCTACATCATGCTCAAAAACAACCCGGACTCAGGAAACCCAGGCAGCGACCCATGGCGCCGCTGGTATGACGAGAATTCGACCAAGTTGATGATGTTCGCCCGGCAGCAGCTGCGCCGACCATCCGACGCTGAGGATGTACTGCACAATGCGATTTTGAAGGTCTGGAATGCGCGCAAGAAGCGTGCCGGTGGCGTGCCGCCTACCGAAACTCCAGATCCCGCGGAGATCTACACCGCAATCCGCCGCACCGCGATCGACCTCGGTCGTCGTGAGACACGCCGCACGGCACGTGAGGAGAAAGTGATTGAGCTGGAGGATGCACGTGGCATCAGCTACTTCGACGACCCATTTGACGAAGCCGAACGCAACGACGAGATCTCCAAAGCTCTGCGCAAATTGCCAGTCGCCCAGCGCGAAGTGGTGGCGCTTAAGATCTGGGGTGAGCTGACCTTTGCCGAGATCGGCGAAACCCTCGAAATCTCCGAGAACACCGCGGCTTCACGCTATCGCTACGCGATGGAAGGCTTGCGCCGAATCCTCGGAAAAGGACGCGAGTCCTACTTCAAGAACCTCATGGTCATCTGATCCGGGCCTGCCGCCCAATGTGACTATTATCCAAGACTTTTTTGCCCCCTGACACCACAAATGAACTACGACGATCCAGACTTCCTTGATCCCGAAGCACGCGCTTTGGAAGCGAGACTTGGTGCATTGGTCCCGAAAGGGCCGAGCGATGAGTTCGCTGATCGCTTGTTTGCCGCAATGGATGCGGGCGAGGATCCCGAGGAGGAGATGCCGGTTCCGGCGGCCACACCGCGTCGTGCGTGGTGGAGCGGGCCATTGGTCCCGATGGCATCGGCCGCTGCCGTGGCGCTTTTTGTCGCGCTGCAGCCTACGGGTGTCGCCCCATCAGAGCTCACTGCGGATGTGGACGAGCCTGTGGTGGAGAAGCCGGCGGATGCCCTGGCCGAGAGCGCGAATGTTCCGGCGCTGCCTCACGGCATGCTGGCTCGAGCCTCGCTCGACCAGGAGGTGGTGAATCAGGACCACGAGTACGTTTCCGCCGATGATGAAAGTGCGGTGTACCGCAAAGTCTCGCAGTTTCAGATGGAGAAGGTGAGGTTTGTCGACCCTGACACGGGATCGGAAGTGATTGTCGAAGTTCCTTGTGAGCAAATCACATTGGAAAAAGTCGACCTTTACTAACGTGGCGTTGCTCAGGTTCTGGTGGTGAGGTTTCGTTGTTTTTAATTATTTGAATACCAGATGGTTGGAAAATCGATGAAATGCTGGGGGACATCTATTGGATGTTCATTGGTAGTGGCGCTGGCGTCTCCAGGGCTCGCTGCCGAGGTGACCGAGCAGGCGCCTGCGGCTGAAGTGAAAGCCGACGGCCAGAAGGAGGCGGTCCAAGAGCAACGCTCGTGGCTTGGTGTTGGCACGCGCCCCTTGCCTCAGGTAGTCGGTAAGCACTTGGGTTTGCCTGACGGAGCGGGAGTGGTCGTGGATATTGTGATCAAAGACAGCCCGGCTCAGCAGGCAGGCCTGCGCCGTGACGACGTCATCACTCATGTTGACGGGGAATGGCTCAAAGGAGTGACCGCGCTGTCTAAGAGTCTCTCAGAGAAGAAGGTGGGGGAGGTGGTGCGCTTGAGCATCCGTCGTCGGAACCAATCGCTCGTCGTTGGTGCGACTTTGGTCGAGCGGCCCAAGCGGTTCGCCATGGTCTCTGGTGCCGACGACAACCGTGACTCCGTGTTCAAAAAGCGGGTGCATGGTCAGGACTTCGCCGACCGCATGAATGATTTGATGCGCGCTCAGATGGGCGATCACGAGGACTTCGAGCGCATGATCGAGGAACTCGACGCCGAAATGGAAGCGATGCGCAAGCGTGCGGCTGCCATGCGCTTCGAAGCCGCTAGCGGTGGCCAGGGGCACATGCACTACTCAATGACGTCGGTAGACAATAACGGCCGTATCGTGATCAGCCGAGTCGATGGAAAGACTCACGTCAAAGTTTGGGATCGCGAGGGCAAGCAGGTTTTCGACGGTCCATATGAGACGCCGGAGGACAAAGACAAGCTTCCCGAGGATTTCCGCGATCGCGTCAACGAGCTCAATGTGAACCCGACCAGCATCTGGTCGGTGCAGGGGTTCGAGGACGAACCTGCCGACAGCGCGAAGAAGGGCGAATAGGCATCGTTCGATGCCGTGTTGGGAAATTGGCGAAAATTAAGCCAAAAAGAACTTGCACCTACTTTCTGACCGACTATAGTACCGCACCGCGAGAGCGGCCCACAAGATCGCGGGGTAGAGCAGTCCGGTAGCTCGTCAGGCTCATAACCTGAAGGTCACAGGTTCAAATCCTGTCCCCGTAACCATTTCAAGCCCGTCAGAAGAAATTCTGGCGGGCTTTTTCGTGTCCGCGCTGCGGCTGTTGGAGGTGGTGGCAGATGGTGTGACTTGGGCTCATAATCCCGCAGCGGGGGGATCACAGGTTCAAATCCTGTCCTCGGAACCATTTCAAGCCCGTCAGAAGAGATTCTGGCGGGCTTTTTCGTGGTCCGGGGAGTTGATCGAGGAAACACTGTAGCCGGCTCATGGGTCGGCGGGCGCTCTCGAGTGCGGGGGGGCACGCTGGATGTGTAAGAATGTGCCGGGGGATGCTGTCGGTTAATTGCAGGTGGTGGCTGGGATGTGTGCGTGCCCTCGTG from Sulfuriroseicoccus oceanibius includes:
- a CDS encoding RNA polymerase sigma factor is translated as MLKNNPDSGNPGSDPWRRWYDENSTKLMMFARQQLRRPSDAEDVLHNAILKVWNARKKRAGGVPPTETPDPAEIYTAIRRTAIDLGRRETRRTAREEKVIELEDARGISYFDDPFDEAERNDEISKALRKLPVAQREVVALKIWGELTFAEIGETLEISENTAASRYRYAMEGLRRILGKGRESYFKNLMVI
- a CDS encoding putative quorum-sensing-regulated virulence factor is translated as MEEQEFKRLLMEIGATTMPFGKYGPDNYPPNGLPIDELPWDYLHWFTEKGGGFPKGRLGELLEIVYHAKGDGADAIFAVNRSARGGRRPQRKPRQKDFRFD
- a CDS encoding 7-carboxy-7-deazaguanine synthase QueE, coding for MSDSQTTANTSADDPASVMLKVARYEGGPEVFHTLQGEGASVGAPAVFVRLSLCNLHCIWCDTDYTWNWEGTPFVHENDAKAGYQKFRKDDQLIEVDAGSLAREIASYETRRVVITGGEPLLQQEGVVALMDALRAISPEYVFEVETNGTRVPSAEVLERVNQFNVSPKLANSGNKESQRIRSEAFDAFVASGKAWFKFVIAAPEDLDEVRGLVERFGLPVARVMLMPEGRSAEAIDAHRELVIEACLREGFRFADRLHLRLFGAKRAT
- a CDS encoding UTP--glucose-1-phosphate uridylyltransferase — protein: MSQHLEAFRRKMEQAGQSEAAIAQFLRGLELVDQGVDTSIPEATIESARDLPKVADLDVQADPALLAQSVVIKLNGGLGTGMGLAGPKSLLEVREGQTFLSLIVRQLEKQEQSLGAKGRLLLMNSFSTSSDTMDYLAGIAGGERAEEMLQSMVPKRLVEGGTPAEWTAEPSLEWCPPGHGDLYATLVGSGKLRELLDAGVRYAFVSNSDNLGATLDPEMLTYFAQSGAPMMMEVTRRTAADRKGGHLAVRKSDGRLILRESAQCPDSDVDAFQDIERHRYFNTNNLWLRLDVLEQVMDSHGGLLPLPVMTNRKTVDPRDADSPAVIQLETAMGAAIECFEGAAAIVVGRDRFAPVKTTNDLLGLRSDAYRIDPDGAVRLDPARQGRPPVIDLDSKWYKLVDGFADRFPAKVPSLIDCEALVVKGNLRFTEPVTIQGTVTLRAAGEESADVPAGTYADCDQLV
- the nth gene encoding endonuclease III translates to MTKKERAEHVMRRLEELYPETPIPLDHTDPYTLLVAVLLSAQCTDARVNTVTPKLFALAGTPEEMMRQPVEAVEAVVKPCGLAPRKAAAIVQLSKILVDEHGGEVPQDMAALEELPGVGHKTASVVMAQAFGVPAFPVDTHIHRLAQRWGLTDGRNVAKTEADLKKLFPSEAWNKLHLQIIFYGRDACTARGCDGTVCEMCRTLYPRRRKPVVTRK
- a CDS encoding S1C family serine protease, which encodes MVGKSMKCWGTSIGCSLVVALASPGLAAEVTEQAPAAEVKADGQKEAVQEQRSWLGVGTRPLPQVVGKHLGLPDGAGVVVDIVIKDSPAQQAGLRRDDVITHVDGEWLKGVTALSKSLSEKKVGEVVRLSIRRRNQSLVVGATLVERPKRFAMVSGADDNRDSVFKKRVHGQDFADRMNDLMRAQMGDHEDFERMIEELDAEMEAMRKRAAAMRFEAASGGQGHMHYSMTSVDNNGRIVISRVDGKTHVKVWDREGKQVFDGPYETPEDKDKLPEDFRDRVNELNVNPTSIWSVQGFEDEPADSAKKGE